One part of the Tunicatimonas pelagia genome encodes these proteins:
- a CDS encoding copper homeostasis protein CutC, whose translation MKRVLEICVDSLESALIAQEAGADRIELCSCLEVGGLTPDAALFSLAREKLSIPIHVLIRPRLGNFVYTAVEQTVILRSIEYCRQHGADAVVIGALSPKNELDQDFLLEMREVASSMSITFHRAFDVVENPLKALKQLNELDMARVLTSGQKSAAIDGIPLLKRLKEQPSNVKILAGGGVISQNVTQLLDAGIAEVHASARQPVSQTTTTSKIAFSKLKPDEYRLASFQEIVNLRNQLNNHQPYV comes from the coding sequence ATGAAGAGAGTGCTGGAAATATGTGTGGATTCTTTAGAATCAGCCCTGATCGCTCAGGAAGCTGGAGCAGATCGTATTGAGTTATGCAGTTGCTTGGAAGTAGGTGGTCTTACGCCTGATGCAGCTTTGTTTTCACTCGCTCGAGAAAAGCTATCAATTCCCATTCACGTGCTCATTCGGCCTCGGCTCGGAAACTTCGTGTACACTGCGGTAGAGCAGACGGTTATTTTGAGAAGCATTGAGTATTGCCGTCAGCACGGGGCTGATGCGGTAGTGATTGGTGCGCTCAGCCCGAAGAATGAACTGGATCAAGATTTTTTGCTAGAGATGCGAGAGGTTGCCTCATCAATGTCAATAACCTTCCATCGCGCTTTCGATGTAGTAGAGAACCCGCTAAAAGCTCTTAAGCAACTTAATGAGCTAGATATGGCTCGAGTACTGACCTCGGGGCAGAAATCAGCCGCTATTGACGGAATTCCGTTGCTCAAAAGACTGAAAGAGCAGCCATCAAACGTTAAGATTTTAGCTGGGGGAGGTGTCATCAGTCAAAACGTGACTCAGCTCTTGGATGCCGGAATTGCTGAGGTCCATGCCTCGGCTCGGCAACCCGTTTCGCAAACCACTACTACTAGCAAAATAGCATTCTCGAAACTAAAGCCGGACGAATATCGGTTAGCCAGTTTTCAGGAGATTGTTAATTTGCGAAACCAACTTAACAACCACCAACCGTATGTTTAG
- a CDS encoding Kelch repeat-containing protein, with protein sequence MKTFFPLLGILFLINCTSVDSSQTETEDPPVTQPVAESEWTTINAEGEPLARHENAFTELNGKFYLIGGRKNKPINIYDPATNKWSEGAMPPLEMHHFQALPFQDKIYVLGAFTGGFPHETPIPDVYAYVPATNQWEKVASIPESRRRGAAGVVAYQDKIYVLCGIQDGHYDGHVAWLDEYNPATGEWIELPDAPRPRDHFQGAVKGTKLYAAGGRNTSAKTKQTMELTIDEVDVYDFSTGEWMTLENQLPTERAGATSIVVDDQLIVIGGESGSQVPAHSEVEALDLKKLVWRVWPSLKQGRHGTQGFLHKESLYIAAGSGDRGGGPELTSLEKYTVAENK encoded by the coding sequence ATGAAGACTTTTTTTCCTTTACTAGGAATACTTTTTCTTATCAACTGTACATCGGTTGACTCCTCTCAGACTGAAACAGAAGATCCACCAGTTACTCAGCCCGTAGCGGAAAGCGAATGGACAACAATTAACGCCGAAGGAGAACCCTTAGCTCGTCATGAAAATGCTTTTACTGAACTTAACGGTAAGTTCTATCTAATTGGAGGAAGAAAGAATAAGCCAATCAATATTTATGACCCAGCAACTAATAAGTGGTCGGAAGGAGCAATGCCGCCCTTAGAAATGCATCATTTTCAGGCACTGCCATTTCAAGATAAAATATACGTGCTGGGTGCCTTTACAGGAGGCTTCCCCCACGAAACTCCGATCCCCGATGTGTACGCCTATGTTCCAGCTACTAACCAGTGGGAAAAGGTAGCAAGTATTCCTGAAAGCCGAAGACGAGGGGCTGCCGGAGTTGTTGCTTACCAAGACAAAATCTATGTGCTTTGTGGTATTCAGGACGGACACTACGACGGACACGTTGCTTGGCTTGATGAATATAACCCGGCTACGGGAGAATGGATAGAGCTACCCGATGCCCCACGCCCTCGCGACCACTTTCAGGGCGCAGTGAAAGGGACTAAACTTTATGCGGCTGGTGGACGAAACACCTCCGCGAAAACCAAGCAGACCATGGAACTTACCATCGATGAAGTAGACGTTTATGATTTTTCTACTGGTGAGTGGATGACCCTAGAGAACCAACTTCCTACCGAAAGAGCGGGGGCTACCTCAATTGTCGTTGACGATCAACTCATTGTTATTGGAGGTGAAAGTGGCTCGCAAGTTCCTGCTCACAGTGAGGTTGAAGCTTTAGACCTCAAGAAACTCGTCTGGAGAGTGTGGCCTTCGCTGAAACAAGGGCGTCATGGAACTCAAGGCTTTCTCCACAAGGAGAGTCTTTACATCGCCGCTGGTAGCGGAGACCGAGGAGGAGGCCCAGAACTGACCAGTTTGGAAAAATATACTGTGGCTGAAAATAAATAA
- a CDS encoding endonuclease/exonuclease/phosphatase family protein, with product MFSKIILLLFLLLTMSFVEPSSTLKVITFNIRYDNPQDGEHRWDNRKERVVNLLKFYQADIFGLQEALHHQVTYLEENFSDFSRVGVGRDDGKEAGEYSPIFYNNTIFESTGEGTFWLSTTPNMPTKDWDAALPRIATWVMLRNRSTSDTILVCNTHFDHRGDTARQESAKLLASKLPELASNIPIILMGDFNSNPQSAPYRIIDESEALQDAWKKSELPPVGPEKSFSGFTVTPDLPGDRIDHIFVSASLKVSRMAIISEERGGTYPSDHFPVFVEIISPDS from the coding sequence ATGTTTAGTAAGATCATTTTACTTCTCTTTTTACTACTCACCATGAGCTTCGTTGAGCCTTCTTCAACGCTGAAAGTTATCACGTTCAATATTCGCTATGATAATCCGCAAGATGGTGAGCATCGCTGGGATAATCGTAAAGAACGGGTAGTGAATCTGCTTAAATTTTACCAAGCTGATATTTTTGGGTTGCAGGAAGCATTGCACCACCAAGTCACCTACCTAGAAGAAAACTTCTCGGATTTTAGCAGAGTGGGAGTAGGGCGAGATGATGGAAAAGAGGCTGGAGAGTATTCGCCTATTTTTTACAATAATACTATTTTTGAAAGTACGGGAGAAGGCACCTTTTGGCTATCTACTACCCCGAATATGCCAACCAAAGATTGGGATGCTGCGTTACCCCGAATTGCGACCTGGGTTATGCTCAGAAATAGGTCTACTTCTGATACAATACTAGTCTGTAACACCCACTTTGATCATCGGGGCGATACCGCTCGCCAGGAAAGTGCTAAATTACTTGCCAGCAAGCTTCCTGAGCTAGCTTCCAACATTCCCATTATTCTGATGGGCGATTTCAACAGCAATCCGCAGTCGGCTCCGTACCGCATTATTGACGAGAGTGAAGCACTGCAAGACGCTTGGAAAAAAAGTGAATTACCTCCGGTGGGACCAGAAAAAAGTTTTAGTGGCTTTACGGTAACGCCCGACTTGCCCGGCGATCGGATTGACCATATTTTTGTGAGTGCCTCACTAAAGGTATCCCGCATGGCAATAATTAGTGAGGAAAGAGGCGGCACTTATCCGTCAGATCATTTTCCGGTGTTTGTTGAAATTATCAGCCCAGATAGTTAG
- a CDS encoding TonB-dependent receptor domain-containing protein, producing MFTLTLISVFFSFAVFAQQTILSGQVLDESSQEPLEYATVGLCSPQDSSVLEGTVTRADGAFVLADVKPGTYLLQVQFVGYKPTFISSLKVEVNQQRNIGSISLQATQQLLDEISITGQQVSVYHKVDRQVYQAEQFQAAIGGTATDVLRNIPAVAVDANGNLTVRGSSGFTILLNGKPIQSDPSLILSQLPANAVEDVEIVTAPSAKYDPEGKAGIINIITRQGAEDGLYLLVNGQVGLPSIEDYDNAEQAQRYGGDFTLNYRKNRWDVSVGASYLRNDITGRREGDVFTIINDTLTRFPSDGERSFDEQAYTARATIGYTPNRFNSINLGFYAGRRSKDRTADILYNNFTVYQPEQDTINRISYFNENLRIRRGDFLISSLDFAHTFTNESQLSASLLYEYTMLGGPTTNLNLSWPSLQDTLQDQFNTNDNPLHGIRFQADYVHPLANGTIEAGYQYRYLDHTGYFVYQERTIGTNQFELIPEFSSQVDLRRQIHSVYGLYSSQWNKLTYSLGARVEVMGRNLVLTNDFVDTTYHYDFIQLYPSANLVYQLNDQFRLKAAYSRRVERTTTFKMNPFPEREHSETLEQGDPELRPEFINLVEAGLVRDFGDNSLFATAYFRHVENLVNRVNTVYNDTILNRIYSNVGQGGSLGLEAGLELNPTSDWQIYAGGNLYRYSIEGTFDNQPVNTQSWIYSINANITVKLAPTWNLQWAFNYLSARNTAQGEDSRFYSPNLTVKKSWLDGKITATAQWLNMDLGLLSTNEQRISTGRDDEFFTTTNYVYEVDVVMLNLSYRINQPVGKSRLIKSEFGDKEF from the coding sequence ATGTTCACGCTAACGCTAATCAGTGTGTTTTTTTCCTTTGCAGTCTTTGCTCAGCAAACAATACTGTCGGGTCAGGTGCTAGACGAAAGCAGCCAAGAGCCGTTAGAGTATGCCACCGTAGGTCTGTGCTCGCCCCAAGACTCTTCTGTTTTGGAGGGAACCGTTACTCGAGCTGATGGAGCATTTGTATTGGCTGATGTTAAGCCGGGTACGTACCTGTTACAAGTGCAGTTTGTGGGTTACAAACCAACGTTTATCTCATCGTTGAAAGTAGAGGTAAACCAGCAAAGAAACATCGGAAGTATTTCGCTGCAAGCTACCCAGCAGTTGCTTGATGAGATTTCAATAACAGGGCAGCAGGTATCGGTCTACCATAAAGTTGATCGGCAGGTGTACCAAGCGGAGCAGTTTCAGGCAGCTATTGGAGGTACAGCTACCGATGTACTACGGAATATCCCCGCAGTGGCGGTTGATGCCAACGGGAATCTGACAGTAAGAGGCTCGTCGGGTTTTACCATTTTGCTCAACGGTAAGCCTATCCAAAGTGATCCTTCCCTCATTCTTAGTCAACTACCGGCTAATGCAGTAGAGGATGTAGAGATTGTCACGGCACCTTCGGCCAAGTATGATCCCGAAGGTAAAGCAGGAATTATCAATATTATTACTCGCCAGGGAGCAGAAGATGGGTTGTATCTGCTGGTAAACGGACAAGTGGGTTTGCCCAGTATTGAAGATTATGACAATGCTGAACAAGCCCAACGTTACGGAGGTGATTTTACACTCAATTATCGTAAGAACCGCTGGGATGTATCAGTGGGGGCGAGTTACTTACGCAATGATATTACCGGAAGACGTGAGGGCGATGTGTTTACCATCATCAACGATACTTTAACCCGCTTTCCCTCGGATGGAGAGCGTAGTTTTGATGAACAGGCTTATACCGCCCGGGCCACGATTGGCTACACACCCAATCGGTTCAATTCAATTAACTTAGGGTTCTACGCCGGAAGACGGAGTAAAGATCGTACCGCCGATATTTTGTATAACAATTTCACAGTATACCAGCCCGAGCAAGATACCATTAATCGGATCAGTTATTTCAACGAAAACCTCCGTATCCGCCGGGGCGATTTCTTGATTAGTAGTCTGGATTTCGCGCATACTTTCACCAATGAATCTCAGTTAAGCGCATCGCTTCTGTATGAGTACACGATGTTAGGCGGGCCAACTACTAACCTGAATTTATCTTGGCCGAGCCTGCAAGACACACTACAAGATCAGTTTAATACGAATGATAATCCGCTACATGGAATTCGCTTCCAGGCGGACTACGTGCACCCGCTAGCTAATGGAACCATAGAAGCGGGCTATCAGTATCGTTACTTAGATCATACGGGCTATTTCGTTTACCAAGAGCGAACTATTGGTACAAATCAGTTTGAGCTGATCCCAGAGTTTTCTAGTCAAGTAGACCTTCGTCGGCAGATTCATTCCGTTTACGGGCTGTACAGTAGTCAGTGGAATAAGTTAACATATTCGCTAGGAGCTAGGGTTGAAGTAATGGGTCGTAATTTGGTGCTAACCAACGATTTTGTTGATACCACTTACCATTATGATTTTATTCAGCTATATCCGTCGGCAAACCTGGTGTATCAACTTAACGACCAGTTTAGGCTCAAAGCGGCCTACAGTCGGCGGGTGGAACGCACTACTACGTTTAAGATGAATCCGTTCCCGGAGCGGGAGCATTCCGAAACACTGGAGCAGGGCGATCCCGAATTACGACCCGAATTTATCAATCTGGTCGAGGCCGGACTTGTTCGGGATTTTGGCGATAACTCTTTGTTTGCTACGGCGTATTTTCGCCACGTAGAAAATCTGGTTAACCGCGTGAACACCGTATACAATGACACAATTTTAAACCGCATTTATTCCAATGTAGGGCAGGGCGGTTCTTTAGGGCTGGAGGCCGGATTGGAGCTGAATCCTACATCAGATTGGCAAATCTACGCTGGAGGGAATTTGTATCGCTACAGCATTGAAGGCACTTTTGACAATCAGCCGGTGAATACCCAAAGTTGGATTTACTCGATTAATGCCAACATCACCGTAAAGTTAGCACCCACCTGGAACTTGCAGTGGGCATTTAATTACCTCTCAGCCCGAAACACAGCGCAAGGAGAAGACTCTCGATTTTACTCTCCTAATCTTACTGTGAAAAAAAGTTGGCTGGATGGCAAAATTACCGCCACCGCTCAGTGGCTTAACATGGACTTGGGGTTACTTTCTACCAACGAGCAGCGGATCAGTACCGGACGTGACGACGAGTTCTTTACTACCACCAACTACGTGTACGAGGTAGACGTAGTTATGCTAAACCTTAGCTATCGCATCAATCAACCAGTTGGCAAATCGAGGCTGATTAAGAGTGAGTTCGGCGATAAAGAGTTCTAA
- a CDS encoding SusD/RagB family nutrient-binding outer membrane lipoprotein — protein sequence MKIYKIYLILTVLFLASCEDYLDINDDPYLPQTASPHLYLPQIVYSMAEGEMFDSRYVGAYTQNWVSLDPNEYFDRHGFSARSGTQKFRNHYWSTGSNLNEMVEQARERQLGGYQGIAKAVRAWSWQVVTDHHGELPYRQAWDNTRTKFEYDSQELIYGEIQTLADEAIALLNEPEFAVDSRLAGNDFMYEGDLIKWEKFAYAIKARNAHHLSNKASYNPDEVISFVDQSFTSNDDNASVIFAGDGSANSSFMGPTRANFEERLASELIISYLDGTYAGGTEDPRLPLMFNTNEDSVYVGIAPTAGDTAGIAPLLYGKYLFQDDVPYPLMTYAEMQFIKSEAAFIKGDRATAHSAFLTAVQAHVDMVGVAPDEANAYIVGVLPATAEALTLSDIMWQKYIALYTNNETWSDLRRYDWSSEVFPGFTLPDNLVPDNNGLPSERWLPRQFSEYDWNQEALEAIGGFDNDYQTRPMWFSEAN from the coding sequence ATGAAAATCTATAAGATATACTTAATCCTGACCGTATTATTCCTAGCTTCTTGCGAAGACTACCTGGATATTAACGATGACCCGTATTTGCCCCAAACGGCTTCACCGCATCTTTACTTGCCGCAGATTGTCTACTCTATGGCCGAAGGGGAAATGTTTGACAGTCGCTATGTAGGAGCTTACACCCAAAACTGGGTTTCGCTAGATCCTAACGAGTACTTTGACCGTCATGGCTTTAGTGCTAGAAGTGGTACTCAAAAATTTCGTAACCATTACTGGTCTACGGGGTCTAACTTAAACGAGATGGTAGAGCAGGCTCGGGAAAGGCAGCTAGGTGGCTATCAGGGCATTGCTAAGGCGGTCCGGGCCTGGAGCTGGCAGGTAGTAACCGATCACCACGGTGAATTGCCCTACCGGCAAGCTTGGGATAATACCCGAACCAAATTTGAATACGACTCGCAGGAACTTATTTACGGAGAAATTCAAACCTTGGCCGACGAAGCGATTGCCTTACTGAACGAGCCTGAGTTTGCCGTAGACTCCCGCTTAGCCGGTAACGATTTCATGTACGAGGGAGATCTAATTAAATGGGAGAAATTTGCCTACGCTATAAAAGCTCGTAACGCCCACCACCTGTCTAATAAAGCGAGTTATAACCCCGATGAGGTTATCTCGTTTGTAGACCAATCTTTTACCAGCAACGACGATAACGCCAGTGTGATTTTTGCCGGGGATGGCTCGGCTAACAGTAGTTTTATGGGACCCACTCGAGCCAATTTTGAGGAAAGATTAGCCTCGGAACTTATTATCAGTTACCTAGATGGCACCTATGCTGGTGGAACAGAAGACCCCCGCTTACCGCTGATGTTCAATACTAACGAAGATAGCGTGTACGTGGGCATTGCACCTACCGCGGGGGACACCGCCGGGATAGCCCCCCTTCTTTACGGAAAATACCTCTTCCAGGATGATGTGCCCTACCCGCTGATGACCTACGCCGAGATGCAGTTTATTAAGAGTGAAGCAGCATTCATTAAGGGCGACCGCGCTACAGCCCACTCCGCTTTCCTGACGGCAGTGCAGGCCCATGTGGATATGGTGGGCGTAGCTCCCGACGAGGCTAATGCCTACATCGTTGGTGTATTACCCGCTACGGCTGAAGCACTGACCCTCAGCGATATTATGTGGCAAAAGTACATTGCCCTGTACACCAACAACGAAACCTGGTCGGATTTGCGCCGCTACGATTGGAGCAGCGAAGTGTTTCCTGGATTCACCCTTCCGGATAATTTAGTTCCCGATAATAACGGATTGCCCTCAGAACGGTGGCTACCCCGGCAGTTCTCAGAGTACGACTGGAACCAGGAGGCCCTGGAGGCTATCGGGGGCTTTGATAATGACTACCAGACCAGACCGATGTGGTTTAGTGAGGCTAACTAA
- a CDS encoding SusC/RagA family TonB-linked outer membrane protein: protein MNQHLAIKKLLTSSSCLFWLACFVVGTEAYAQRTVSGTVTDENNNELPGVNILLQNTTVGTVTNVDGNYSIAIQGDNPVLIFSSVGYEAQTVEITNQSTVNISMAPDTRQLGEVVVTAFGVEKEKKSLGYAVQDVSGEELSETTRPNVIESLQGRVAGVNVTSTNGLPGSSTSIVIRGGTSLDGNNQPLFVVDGIPIDNTTLDGGFLFSDTPNRNFDYTSRGSDINPEDIESITVLKGPAAAALYGIDAANGAIVITTKKGKAGQSTITYTNDFRLENMTRFPDRLTTFNTGEEGINNNLTRSHWGAPIEAGTPVYNNVEEFFETGFTQNHSLGLSGGSGNLTYRASADLLDQEGTVPNTGFNRNSFRLNLTSKASERLSLTASANYIKSQADRTSKGNGSLYQSALLWPVTDNMSNYLNPDGTPRRFFENGNDNFDNPYFTANRNINTDETDRFLLNGSVDYQLLDWLSVTGRIGADVYNTLGLTAYDDESFQRYPNRSIAASVGGLMAEYEARSRLINSFLLLNANKTFGDFTTSLTLGHNLEDRTYRVDSRYGENILVPDLYTIVNTQQDTREVSVSGYQRRLIGVFGDFRADYKNMIFLNITARNDWSSTLPKQNNSFFYPSISTSVVLSEMLDFDVNTPISFLKLRASYAEVGKDAPPHRTQPSLNEFTRTGGGFNVGFFGANQNILPESTSSYEFGLDLRMFENRIGVDATYYYVKSEDQIVSPRLSYATGYILQLLNAGAIENRGVELMINADIVKNSSFRWNAVANFSLNRNKVLSLPGDFEEFYLSDTWLSGNARGGYVPGETFYTITGNSREVNEAGQFIMGDNGYPVENTDFNQIGNRQPDFTLGFTNTLEYKGWRLSFLLDMRRGGDIYNATARSLTVNGLDPRTANRGETVVFEGVTESGEVNTQEVVLDQDYYQTSSQGALESLFIEKDINWVRLRDITLAYEFPKALLQNTFLSQASLHITGNNLLLITNYTGADPDVNGLNASGRGSNAGGFDFFSLAAPVVYSAGLRVTF from the coding sequence ATGAATCAACATCTAGCTATTAAAAAACTACTCACTTCAAGCAGTTGTCTATTCTGGTTAGCTTGCTTTGTAGTAGGTACAGAAGCTTACGCCCAGCGTACAGTTTCGGGAACCGTTACTGACGAAAATAACAATGAACTTCCTGGCGTAAACATTTTGCTACAGAACACAACCGTAGGTACGGTCACTAATGTTGATGGGAACTATTCTATTGCTATTCAAGGCGATAACCCCGTGTTAATCTTTTCTTCGGTGGGCTATGAGGCGCAAACGGTAGAAATTACCAACCAATCTACCGTGAATATCTCTATGGCACCCGATACCCGCCAACTGGGCGAAGTAGTAGTAACCGCTTTTGGGGTAGAAAAAGAAAAAAAGTCGTTAGGATACGCCGTACAGGATGTGTCCGGGGAAGAATTATCGGAGACTACCCGCCCCAATGTGATAGAATCATTGCAGGGCCGAGTGGCTGGGGTGAATGTAACCAGTACAAATGGCCTGCCGGGTTCTTCTACCTCCATTGTTATTCGGGGAGGCACATCGCTAGACGGTAATAACCAACCCCTGTTTGTGGTAGACGGTATTCCTATTGACAATACCACGCTCGACGGCGGGTTTCTGTTTTCTGATACTCCTAATCGTAACTTTGACTACACCAGCCGGGGGTCGGATATTAATCCGGAAGACATTGAAAGTATTACGGTGCTAAAGGGGCCTGCTGCGGCAGCGCTGTACGGAATTGATGCCGCCAACGGTGCTATTGTAATCACCACTAAAAAAGGGAAAGCTGGCCAATCAACTATCACCTATACCAATGATTTCCGGCTGGAAAACATGACCCGCTTTCCCGACCGGCTCACCACTTTTAATACGGGAGAAGAGGGGATCAACAATAATTTAACCCGTTCGCACTGGGGGGCACCCATTGAAGCCGGTACCCCGGTGTACAACAATGTAGAAGAATTCTTTGAGACCGGATTTACCCAAAACCACAGCTTAGGGCTTAGTGGTGGCTCAGGCAACCTTACCTACCGGGCTTCAGCCGATCTATTAGATCAGGAGGGTACTGTGCCTAATACCGGGTTCAATCGTAACTCATTTCGGCTGAATCTTACCTCAAAAGCCAGTGAGCGACTTTCGCTAACCGCTTCGGCTAACTACATAAAATCACAGGCCGACCGTACCTCAAAGGGCAACGGTAGCTTGTACCAGAGTGCGTTGCTTTGGCCAGTGACCGATAACATGAGCAATTATCTTAACCCGGATGGTACCCCGCGAAGGTTCTTTGAAAATGGCAATGATAATTTTGATAATCCGTACTTTACAGCCAACCGCAACATCAATACCGATGAAACTGATCGATTCCTGCTTAACGGAAGTGTAGACTATCAGCTACTGGATTGGTTAAGCGTTACCGGAAGGATTGGGGCCGACGTGTACAATACTTTGGGGCTTACGGCTTACGACGATGAGTCTTTCCAGCGGTATCCTAACCGAAGCATCGCGGCCTCGGTAGGCGGGCTGATGGCTGAATATGAAGCCCGTAGTCGCCTGATTAACTCATTCTTGCTACTCAACGCGAATAAAACATTTGGGGATTTTACCACTTCACTAACGCTAGGGCACAATCTGGAAGACCGTACTTACCGGGTAGATTCCCGCTACGGCGAAAATATCCTAGTACCAGATTTGTACACCATTGTAAATACGCAGCAAGACACTCGGGAGGTGAGTGTTAGTGGGTATCAGCGCCGACTGATCGGGGTATTCGGAGATTTTAGAGCAGATTATAAAAACATGATCTTTCTGAATATTACCGCCCGTAACGACTGGTCGTCTACGCTTCCCAAGCAAAACAATAGCTTTTTCTACCCATCCATCAGCACTAGTGTAGTACTCTCAGAAATGCTCGATTTTGATGTGAATACCCCGATTAGCTTTCTGAAATTAAGAGCCTCTTACGCGGAAGTGGGTAAAGATGCGCCTCCCCATCGTACTCAGCCTTCGCTCAATGAGTTTACCCGTACTGGCGGTGGGTTTAACGTAGGTTTTTTCGGTGCTAACCAAAACATTCTCCCTGAGTCTACTTCCTCTTACGAATTTGGGCTAGACTTGCGGATGTTTGAGAACCGTATTGGAGTAGATGCTACCTACTACTATGTGAAGAGCGAAGACCAAATTGTTTCGCCCCGCTTGAGTTACGCCACAGGTTACATTCTACAGTTATTGAATGCCGGAGCCATTGAAAACCGAGGAGTAGAACTAATGATTAACGCTGATATTGTAAAGAATTCTAGTTTTCGCTGGAACGCAGTTGCCAACTTTTCTCTCAACCGGAATAAAGTGCTTTCTCTGCCTGGCGATTTTGAAGAGTTCTATCTATCGGATACCTGGCTCTCGGGTAATGCCCGCGGGGGGTATGTGCCTGGCGAAACATTCTATACTATTACTGGTAACTCTCGCGAGGTAAACGAAGCCGGCCAATTTATTATGGGTGACAATGGTTATCCGGTAGAAAACACGGATTTCAACCAGATAGGGAATCGTCAACCGGACTTTACCCTAGGGTTCACCAATACCTTAGAGTACAAAGGCTGGCGATTATCGTTCTTGCTAGATATGCGCCGAGGCGGCGATATTTATAACGCCACCGCCCGAAGCCTTACCGTTAACGGATTAGATCCGCGCACGGCTAACCGGGGCGAGACGGTCGTATTTGAAGGAGTGACCGAGAGTGGCGAAGTAAACACCCAAGAAGTGGTGCTAGACCAGGACTACTACCAAACTAGCAGTCAGGGTGCTTTAGAGTCTTTATTCATAGAGAAAGATATCAACTGGGTTCGCCTCCGGGATATTACCCTGGCCTACGAATTTCCGAAGGCCTTACTGCAAAATACCTTTCTAAGCCAGGCTTCATTACACATTACCGGTAACAACTTGCTGCTGATTACCAACTATACTGGGGCCGACCCCGACGTGAACGGGCTAAATGCTTCGGGGCGGGGAAGCAACGCTGGTGGTTTTGATTTCTTCTCCTTAGCAGCTCCGGTAGTATATTCAGCCGGTTTACGAGTAACCTTCTAA